In the genome of Meles meles chromosome 4, mMelMel3.1 paternal haplotype, whole genome shotgun sequence, one region contains:
- the CSTA gene encoding cystatin-A — protein sequence MIPGGLTEARPATPEIQEIANEVKPQLEEKTNETYEEFEAVEYKTQVVAGINYYIKVRVGDNSYIHMKVFKGLPQQNSTLTLTAYQTDKSKDDEITGF from the exons ATGATACCTGGAGGCTTAACTGAAGCCAGACCGGCCACTCCAGAAATCCAGGAGATTGCTAATGAG gTTAAACCTCAGcttgaagaaaaaacaaatgagactTACGAAGAATTTGAAGCTGTAGAGTATAAAACTCAAGTAGTTGCTGGAATAAATTACTATATTAAG gtGCGAGTAGGTGATAATAGTTACATTCACATGAAAGTATTCAAAGGCCTTCCTCAACAAAATTCAACTTTGACACTTACTGCTTACCAGACTGACAAAAGCAAGGACGATGAGATCACAGGCTTTTAG